From a single Streptomyces misionensis genomic region:
- a CDS encoding N-6 DNA methylase, with translation MQDRATEVTAAGIARLAGVGRAAVSNWRRRHADFPKPVGGTESSPSFALAEVETWLRKQGKLAEVPLRERVWQQLAGHPEGPLTALVHAGCALLLIHERPTVWLAASAGSDEHLARLLPGALEQVLPPRLVGPLALALPGGAAAGSPSAVNTPDGTRGAGGAPVPAAVNSAAATPGVNDAAAAPGAHAPLAFLPSVPLLRGVAELAAEAGARQTFEFLLGRHLDANPRQYTLTPAELAALMADLAGPARRVLDPACGTGALLRAVDTRPDQELYAQDSAPDLAALTALRLALHSRAGVHTTAGDTLRADAFPELRADAVLCHPPFNERNWGHDELAYDPRWEYGFPARTESELAWVQHALARLADGGTAVLLMPPAAASRRSGRRIRADLLRRGALRAVLALPVGAAPPYNIPLHVWVLRRPERTPVSPEVLLMDTGRFAGEGRGGPDWTAVREAVLDAWRAFGRADGPVERPGLARSVPVIELLDDDVDLAPARHLPPPAAADGAEQLAVVRERLGETLRRTVELTPPPAATAPPVRRPLTTVGELARGGALVLRTGGNGGHARLPVLTDADVLAGTAPSGALPESDEEAVLTEPGDVVVPVLGGGSVARVIEEEAAGAVLGRNLVLLRPDRTALDPWFLAGFLRGTANNRQASSYASTATRLDVRRLQLPRLPLDEQRRYGARFRALDEFERALRHTSRLGEQLMRGMYDGLTDGTVAPD, from the coding sequence GTGCAGGACCGAGCGACAGAGGTGACCGCCGCCGGTATCGCGCGGCTCGCCGGGGTGGGCCGGGCCGCCGTCAGCAACTGGCGCCGCAGACACGCCGATTTCCCCAAGCCGGTCGGCGGCACCGAGTCCAGCCCCTCCTTCGCGCTCGCCGAGGTCGAGACATGGCTGCGCAAGCAGGGGAAACTCGCCGAAGTCCCGTTGCGGGAAAGGGTCTGGCAGCAACTCGCCGGCCACCCGGAGGGCCCGCTCACGGCCCTGGTGCACGCCGGCTGCGCACTGCTGCTGATCCACGAACGCCCCACCGTCTGGCTCGCGGCGAGCGCCGGTTCGGACGAGCACCTGGCCCGGCTGCTGCCGGGCGCGCTGGAGCAGGTGCTGCCCCCGCGCCTCGTCGGCCCCCTCGCCCTGGCCCTGCCCGGCGGCGCGGCGGCGGGCTCGCCGTCCGCTGTGAACACCCCGGACGGCACCCGGGGAGCGGGCGGTGCGCCGGTGCCCGCGGCTGTGAACAGCGCGGCGGCCACACCGGGGGTGAACGACGCGGCGGCGGCACCCGGCGCGCACGCCCCGCTCGCGTTCCTGCCCTCGGTGCCCCTCCTGCGCGGCGTGGCCGAGCTGGCCGCCGAGGCCGGAGCGCGGCAGACCTTCGAGTTCCTGCTGGGCCGGCACCTGGACGCCAACCCCCGCCAGTACACGCTCACCCCCGCCGAACTCGCCGCCCTCATGGCCGACCTGGCCGGCCCGGCCCGCCGTGTCCTGGACCCCGCCTGCGGCACCGGCGCCCTGCTGCGCGCCGTCGACACCCGCCCCGACCAGGAGCTGTACGCCCAGGACAGCGCCCCCGACCTCGCCGCGCTCACCGCGCTGCGCCTCGCGCTGCACTCGCGCGCCGGCGTGCACACCACCGCCGGGGACACCCTGCGCGCCGACGCCTTCCCGGAACTGCGCGCCGACGCCGTGCTGTGCCACCCGCCGTTCAACGAGCGCAACTGGGGCCACGACGAACTCGCCTACGACCCCCGCTGGGAGTACGGCTTCCCGGCGCGCACCGAGTCCGAGCTGGCCTGGGTGCAGCACGCCCTGGCCCGGCTCGCCGACGGCGGCACGGCGGTGCTGCTGATGCCCCCGGCCGCCGCCTCCCGCCGCTCCGGGCGCCGCATCCGCGCCGACCTGCTGCGCCGGGGCGCGCTGCGGGCGGTGCTGGCGCTGCCGGTCGGGGCGGCGCCGCCGTACAACATCCCGCTGCACGTGTGGGTGCTGCGCCGGCCCGAGCGGACCCCGGTCTCGCCCGAGGTGCTGCTCATGGACACCGGCAGGTTCGCCGGGGAGGGCCGCGGCGGGCCGGACTGGACGGCGGTGCGCGAGGCCGTGCTGGACGCCTGGCGGGCCTTCGGGCGCGCGGACGGGCCGGTGGAGCGGCCGGGGCTCGCCCGTTCGGTGCCGGTCATCGAACTCCTCGACGACGACGTCGACCTGGCGCCCGCCCGCCATCTGCCGCCGCCCGCCGCGGCCGACGGCGCGGAACAGCTCGCGGTGGTGCGCGAACGCCTCGGCGAGACCCTGCGCCGGACCGTCGAGCTCACCCCGCCGCCCGCCGCGACGGCCCCGCCGGTGCGCAGGCCGCTCACCACCGTCGGCGAACTGGCGCGCGGCGGCGCGCTGGTGCTGCGCACCGGCGGGAACGGCGGCCATGCGCGGCTGCCGGTGCTCACCGACGCGGACGTGCTCGCCGGAACGGCGCCCTCGGGGGCGCTGCCCGAGAGCGACGAGGAGGCCGTGCTGACCGAGCCGGGCGACGTCGTCGTACCGGTGCTCGGCGGCGGCTCGGTGGCCCGCGTGATCGAGGAGGAGGCGGCCGGTGCCGTCCTGGGGCGCAACCTCGTGCTGCTGCGCCCCGACCGCACGGCGCTCGACCCCTGGTTCCTGGCCGGCTTCCTGCGCGGCACCGCCAACAACCGGCAGGCCAGCAGCTACGCCTCCACCGCGACCCGGCTGGACGTGCGCCGGCTCCAGCTGCCCCGGCTGCCGCTGGACGAACAGCGGCGCTACGGCGCCCGGTTCCGCGCCCTGGACGAGTTCGAACGGGCGCTGCGGCACACGAGCCGGCTCGGGGAGCAGCTGATGCGCGGGATGTACGACGGCCTCACCGACGGCACCGTCGCCCCGGACTGA
- a CDS encoding ABC transporter permease — protein sequence MTVLKTSLRNFFAHKGRMALSAVAVLLSVAFVCGTLVFTDTMNTTFDKLFQATSSDVTVSAGGASDTGQTTSRTGKPPVMPASVLGTVRGVEGVRSAEGTVFSTSVTVIDGKKDKLSPSSGGPTIVGSWNGNDARTMKITTGAAPKGPDQVMVDKDTADKHHLKLGDDIGMISVLGTHHARVSGIAAFQVTNPGAAVFYLDTKTAQQTLIGRTGVYTDVNVTAAKGVPDDRLKKDVAAALGHGYKVRTAKEVADANQKSVESFLNVMKYAMLGFAGIAFLVGIFLIINTFSMLVAQRTREIGLMRAIGSSRKQVNRSVLIEALLLGLIGSVLGVGAGVGIAVGLMKLMSGMGMELSTDDLTVAWTTPALGLLLGVVVTVLAAYLPARRAGKVSPMAALRDAGSPADAKAGAVRAVLGLLLTGAGVACLYVAATADQAKTGSGWLGLGVLCTLVGFVVVGPLLAAGLVRVLGVVLLRVFGPVGRMAERNALRNPRRTGATGAALMIGLALVACLSVVGSSMVASATDQLDKTVGTDFIVQGDQEFAFVKPQMVREIKATPGLERVTEYKILDATLTTPDGKVVKNGTINAADATYAEDVRTKTVAGDLADAYRPDSMSVFEGFAKEHGIKVGSTVTVAFKGGSAARLTVRAITSDEVVIDKGAMYAAIPTVAKYVPADRMPLDQLVFATAKDGQQAAAYASLKRTVHADPALNVRDQTDFKKALKDQIGQLLNMIYGLLALAIIVAVLGVVNTLALSVVERTREIGLMRAIGLSRRQLRRMIRLESVVIAVFGALLGLGLGMGWGATAQKLLALQGLKVLDIPWPTITAVFVGSAFVGLFAALIPAFRAGRMNVLNAIATD from the coding sequence ATGACCGTCCTGAAGACCTCCCTGCGCAACTTCTTCGCGCACAAGGGCCGCATGGCGCTCTCGGCGGTCGCGGTCCTGCTGTCGGTCGCCTTCGTGTGCGGCACCCTGGTGTTCACCGACACCATGAACACCACCTTCGACAAGCTGTTCCAGGCGACCTCCTCGGACGTCACGGTCAGCGCCGGCGGTGCCTCCGACACCGGGCAGACGACCTCCCGCACCGGCAAGCCGCCGGTCATGCCGGCCTCCGTCCTCGGCACCGTCCGGGGCGTCGAGGGCGTGCGTTCGGCCGAGGGCACGGTGTTCTCCACCTCGGTGACCGTGATCGACGGCAAGAAGGACAAGCTGTCGCCGAGCAGCGGCGGGCCCACCATCGTCGGCAGCTGGAACGGCAACGACGCCCGCACCATGAAGATCACCACCGGTGCGGCGCCCAAGGGCCCGGACCAGGTGATGGTGGACAAGGACACCGCCGACAAGCACCACCTGAAGCTCGGCGACGACATCGGCATGATCTCGGTCCTCGGCACGCACCACGCCCGCGTGAGCGGCATCGCCGCCTTCCAGGTGACCAACCCCGGGGCGGCCGTCTTCTACCTGGACACCAAGACCGCCCAGCAGACCCTGATCGGCCGCACCGGCGTCTACACCGACGTCAATGTCACCGCCGCCAAGGGCGTGCCGGACGACCGGCTGAAGAAGGACGTCGCGGCCGCGCTCGGCCACGGCTACAAGGTGCGCACCGCCAAGGAGGTCGCCGACGCCAACCAGAAGAGCGTCGAGAGCTTCCTGAACGTCATGAAGTACGCGATGCTCGGCTTCGCCGGGATCGCCTTCCTGGTCGGCATCTTCCTGATCATCAACACCTTCTCCATGCTGGTCGCCCAGCGCACCCGGGAGATCGGCCTGATGCGCGCCATCGGCTCCTCGCGCAAGCAGGTCAACCGCTCCGTGCTGATCGAGGCGCTGCTGCTCGGCCTGATCGGCTCGGTGCTCGGCGTCGGCGCGGGCGTCGGCATCGCGGTCGGCCTGATGAAGCTGATGAGCGGCATGGGCATGGAGCTGTCCACGGACGACCTGACCGTCGCCTGGACCACGCCCGCGCTCGGTCTGCTGCTGGGCGTCGTGGTCACCGTGCTGGCGGCCTACCTGCCCGCCCGGCGGGCCGGCAAGGTCTCCCCGATGGCCGCGCTGCGCGACGCCGGTTCCCCGGCCGACGCCAAGGCCGGTGCCGTGCGCGCCGTCCTCGGCCTGCTGCTCACCGGCGCGGGTGTGGCCTGCCTGTACGTCGCCGCCACCGCCGACCAGGCCAAGACCGGCTCGGGCTGGCTGGGCCTGGGCGTGCTGTGCACCCTGGTCGGGTTCGTGGTTGTCGGCCCGCTGCTCGCGGCCGGCCTGGTCCGGGTCCTCGGCGTGGTGCTGCTGCGGGTCTTCGGGCCGGTCGGGCGGATGGCCGAGCGCAACGCGCTGCGCAATCCGCGCCGCACCGGTGCCACCGGCGCCGCCCTGATGATCGGCCTCGCCCTGGTGGCCTGCCTCTCGGTGGTCGGCTCCTCCATGGTGGCCTCCGCCACCGACCAGCTGGACAAGACCGTCGGCACGGACTTCATCGTCCAGGGCGACCAGGAGTTCGCCTTCGTCAAGCCGCAGATGGTGCGGGAGATCAAGGCCACGCCCGGCCTGGAGCGGGTCACCGAGTACAAGATCCTCGACGCGACCCTGACCACTCCGGACGGCAAGGTCGTCAAGAACGGGACGATCAACGCGGCCGACGCCACCTATGCCGAGGACGTGCGCACCAAGACGGTCGCCGGCGACCTCGCCGACGCCTACCGGCCGGACTCCATGTCCGTCTTCGAGGGCTTCGCCAAGGAACACGGCATCAAGGTCGGTTCCACGGTCACGGTCGCCTTCAAGGGCGGCAGCGCCGCCCGGCTCACGGTCCGCGCCATCACCAGCGACGAGGTCGTGATCGACAAGGGCGCGATGTACGCGGCCATCCCCACCGTCGCGAAGTACGTACCGGCCGACCGGATGCCGCTGGACCAGCTCGTGTTCGCCACCGCCAAGGACGGGCAGCAGGCCGCCGCCTACGCGTCGCTGAAGCGGACCGTGCACGCCGACCCGGCGCTGAACGTGCGCGACCAGACCGACTTCAAGAAGGCGCTGAAGGACCAGATCGGCCAACTGCTCAACATGATCTACGGCCTGCTGGCCCTCGCGATCATCGTCGCGGTCCTCGGTGTGGTGAACACCCTGGCCCTGTCGGTGGTGGAGCGGACCCGGGAGATCGGCCTGATGCGGGCCATCGGTCTCTCCCGCCGCCAGCTGCGCCGCATGATCCGCCTGGAGTCCGTGGTGATCGCCGTCTTCGGCGCCCTGCTCGGCCTCGGCCTCGGCATGGGCTGGGGCGCGACCGCCCAGAAGCTCCTCGCCCTCCAGGGCCTGAAGGTCCTGGACATCCCCTGGCCGACGATCACCGCGGTCTTCGTCGGCTCCGCCTTCGTGGGCCTGTTCGCCGCCCTGATCCCCGCCTTCCGGGCGGGCCGGATGAACGTGCTGAACGCCATCGCCACGGATTAG
- a CDS encoding HNH endonuclease family protein — protein sequence MTRLKSGAVGAVVVLAAVAGCKSGQSTGAAGPEEKGGGGAVLTAADALPVKGRAPKTGYSRDRFGSAWADTDSNACDTRDDILKRDLKDVKFTGGTCKVTYGLLDPDPYSGKEITYRRGRSQVDIDHVVALSDAWQKGAKYWDASKRIALANDPLNLIAVDASANRGKGDGDAATWLPPDTAYRCTYVATQVAVKKKYGLWVTSAEKAAMKKVLAGCPDQKLPSGGNPTEAPSRFTAR from the coding sequence GTGACGCGTCTGAAGAGCGGTGCGGTCGGTGCGGTGGTCGTACTGGCCGCGGTGGCCGGCTGCAAGTCCGGGCAGAGCACGGGGGCCGCGGGGCCCGAGGAGAAGGGCGGCGGGGGCGCGGTGCTGACCGCGGCCGACGCGCTGCCCGTCAAGGGCCGTGCCCCGAAGACCGGTTACTCCCGCGACCGGTTCGGCAGCGCCTGGGCGGACACGGACTCCAACGCCTGCGACACGCGGGACGACATCCTCAAGCGGGACCTGAAGGACGTGAAGTTCACCGGCGGCACCTGCAAGGTCACCTACGGCCTGCTGGACCCCGACCCCTACTCCGGCAAGGAGATCACCTACCGGCGCGGGCGCAGCCAGGTCGACATCGACCATGTCGTCGCCCTGTCGGACGCCTGGCAGAAGGGCGCCAAGTACTGGGACGCGAGCAAGCGCATCGCGCTGGCCAACGACCCGCTCAACCTCATCGCGGTCGACGCGAGCGCCAACCGCGGCAAGGGCGACGGTGACGCGGCCACCTGGCTCCCGCCGGACACCGCCTACCGCTGCACCTATGTGGCCACGCAGGTGGCGGTGAAGAAGAAGTACGGCCTGTGGGTGACCTCCGCCGAGAAGGCCGCGATGAAGAAGGTGCTGGCCGGCTGCCCGGACCAGAAGCTCCCCTCCGGCGGCAACCCGACCGAGGCCCCTTCGCGCTTCACGGCCCGCTGA
- the mfd gene encoding transcription-repair coupling factor, which yields MSLHGLLDAVVKDPALAEAITAAADGNRMHVDLVGPPAARPLSVAALARETGRTVLAVTATGREAEDLAAALRSLLPPEGIVEYPSWETLPHERLSPRSDTVGRRLAVLRRLAHPRADDPETGPVSVVVAPVRSVLQPQVKGLGDLEPVSLRTGQNADLNDVVEALAAAAYARVELVEKRGEFAVRGGILDVFPPTEEHPLRIEFWGDDVEEIRYFKVADQRSLEIAEHGLWAAPCRELLLTDEVRERARTLAEEHPELGELLNKIAEGIAVEGMESLAPVLVDDMELLLDVLPQGSMAVVCDPERVRTRAADLVATSQEFLQASWAATAGGGEAPIDVDAASLWSIADVRDRARELDMMWWSVSPFAAGEELDADTLKLGMHAPDTYRGDTARALADTKGWLADGWRAVFVTEGHGPAARTVEVLGNEGIAARMDADLGELSPSVVHVSCGSIEYGFVDPGLKLVVLTETDLSGQRTASRDGARMPARRRKTIDPLTLEAGDYIVHEQHGVGRYIEMVQRTVQGATREYLVVEYAPAKRGQPGDRLYIPTDQLEQITKYVGGEAPTLHRLGGADWTKTKARAKKAVKEIAADLIKLYSARMAAPGHAFGADTPWQRELEDAFPYAETPDQLTTIAEVKDDMEKSVPMDRLICGDVGYGKTEIAVRAAFKAVQDGKQVAVLVPTTLLVQQHFGTFSERYAQFPVNVRALSRFQTDTEAKAVLEGLREGSVDVVIGTHRLFSSETKFKDLGLVIVDEEQRFGVEHKEQLKKLRANVDVLTMSATPIPRTLEMAVTGIREMSTITTPPEERHPVLTFVGPYEEKQIGAAVRRELLREGQVFYIHNRVESIDRAAARLRDIVPEARIATAHGQMSEAALEQVVVDFWEKKFDVLVSTTIVESGIDISNANTLIVERGDTFGLSQLHQLRGRVGRGRERGYAYFLYPPEKPLTETAHERLATIAQHTEMGAGMYVAMKDLEIRGAGNLLGGEQSGHIAGVGFDLYVRMVGEAVADYRRQLEAGEAGVEEAPLEVKIELPVDAHVPHDYAPGERLRLQAYRAIASANSEEDIKAVREELADRYGKLPEPVENLLLVAGLRMLARACGVGEIVLQGTNIRFAPVELRESQELRLKRLYPGTVIKPAVHQVLVPRPKTAKVGGKPLVGRELLAWVGEFLASILGA from the coding sequence ATGAGCCTGCACGGTCTGCTCGACGCCGTCGTCAAGGACCCCGCCCTCGCGGAAGCGATCACGGCGGCCGCGGACGGCAACCGCATGCACGTCGACCTCGTCGGTCCCCCGGCGGCCCGCCCCCTCTCGGTCGCCGCCCTGGCCCGCGAGACCGGCCGCACCGTGCTCGCGGTCACGGCGACCGGCCGCGAGGCGGAGGACCTGGCGGCGGCGCTGCGCTCGCTGCTGCCGCCGGAGGGCATCGTGGAGTACCCCTCCTGGGAGACGCTGCCGCACGAGCGCCTGAGCCCCCGCAGCGACACCGTCGGCCGGCGCCTCGCCGTGCTGCGCCGCCTCGCCCACCCCCGGGCCGACGATCCCGAGACCGGCCCGGTCTCCGTCGTCGTGGCACCCGTGCGATCCGTGCTCCAGCCGCAGGTCAAGGGCCTGGGCGACCTGGAGCCCGTGTCCCTGCGCACCGGTCAGAACGCCGATCTGAACGACGTGGTGGAGGCCCTCGCGGCCGCCGCCTACGCGCGGGTCGAGCTGGTCGAGAAGCGCGGCGAGTTCGCCGTGCGCGGCGGCATCCTGGACGTGTTCCCGCCCACCGAGGAACACCCCCTGCGCATCGAGTTCTGGGGCGACGACGTCGAGGAGATCCGCTACTTCAAGGTCGCCGACCAGCGCTCCCTGGAGATCGCCGAACACGGCCTGTGGGCGGCGCCCTGCCGCGAGCTGCTGCTCACCGACGAGGTGCGCGAACGCGCGCGGACCCTCGCCGAGGAACACCCCGAGCTGGGCGAACTCCTGAACAAGATCGCCGAGGGCATCGCGGTCGAGGGCATGGAGTCCCTCGCCCCGGTCCTGGTGGACGACATGGAGCTGCTGCTCGACGTGCTGCCCCAGGGCTCGATGGCCGTGGTCTGCGACCCCGAGCGGGTCCGCACCCGCGCCGCCGACCTGGTGGCCACCAGCCAGGAGTTCCTCCAGGCGTCGTGGGCGGCCACCGCCGGTGGCGGCGAGGCCCCGATCGACGTCGACGCGGCCTCCCTGTGGTCCATCGCCGACGTCCGCGACCGGGCGCGCGAGCTGGACATGATGTGGTGGTCGGTGTCCCCCTTCGCGGCCGGTGAAGAGCTCGACGCGGACACCCTGAAGCTGGGCATGCACGCGCCCGACACCTACCGCGGCGACACCGCCAGAGCCCTCGCCGACACCAAGGGCTGGCTCGCCGACGGCTGGCGCGCGGTGTTCGTCACCGAGGGCCACGGCCCGGCCGCCCGCACCGTCGAAGTGCTCGGCAACGAGGGCATCGCGGCCCGCATGGACGCCGACCTCGGCGAGCTGAGCCCGTCCGTCGTGCACGTCTCCTGCGGCTCCATCGAGTACGGCTTCGTCGACCCGGGGCTCAAGCTCGTCGTGCTCACCGAGACCGACCTGTCCGGGCAGCGCACCGCGAGCCGTGACGGCGCCCGGATGCCGGCCCGCCGCCGCAAGACCATCGACCCGCTCACCCTGGAGGCGGGCGACTACATCGTCCACGAACAGCACGGCGTGGGCCGCTACATCGAGATGGTGCAGCGCACCGTGCAGGGCGCCACCCGCGAGTACCTGGTGGTGGAGTACGCCCCCGCCAAGCGCGGCCAGCCCGGCGACCGCCTCTACATCCCCACCGACCAGCTGGAGCAGATCACCAAGTACGTCGGCGGCGAGGCGCCCACCCTGCACCGCCTGGGCGGCGCGGACTGGACGAAGACCAAGGCGCGCGCCAAGAAGGCGGTCAAGGAGATCGCCGCCGACCTGATCAAGCTCTACAGCGCCCGCATGGCCGCCCCCGGCCACGCCTTCGGCGCCGACACGCCCTGGCAGCGCGAGCTGGAGGACGCCTTCCCCTACGCGGAGACCCCGGACCAGCTCACCACCATCGCCGAGGTCAAGGACGACATGGAGAAGTCGGTCCCGATGGACCGCCTGATCTGCGGCGACGTCGGCTACGGCAAGACCGAGATCGCGGTGCGCGCCGCCTTCAAGGCCGTACAGGACGGCAAGCAGGTCGCGGTCCTCGTGCCGACGACGCTGCTGGTGCAGCAGCACTTCGGGACGTTCTCCGAGCGGTACGCGCAGTTCCCGGTGAACGTGCGGGCGCTGTCCCGGTTCCAGACCGACACCGAGGCCAAGGCCGTCCTGGAGGGCCTGCGCGAGGGCTCGGTGGACGTCGTGATCGGCACCCACCGGCTGTTCTCCTCGGAGACCAAGTTCAAGGACCTCGGCCTGGTCATCGTCGACGAGGAGCAGCGCTTCGGCGTCGAGCACAAGGAGCAGCTGAAGAAGCTGCGCGCCAACGTCGACGTGCTCACCATGTCGGCCACGCCCATCCCGCGCACCCTGGAGATGGCGGTGACCGGCATCCGCGAGATGTCCACCATCACCACGCCGCCGGAGGAGCGCCACCCGGTGCTCACCTTCGTCGGGCCGTACGAGGAGAAGCAGATCGGCGCGGCCGTCCGCCGCGAGCTGCTGCGCGAGGGACAGGTCTTCTACATCCACAACCGGGTCGAGTCCATCGACCGTGCGGCGGCCCGGCTGCGCGACATCGTCCCCGAGGCACGCATCGCCACCGCGCACGGCCAGATGTCGGAGGCGGCGCTGGAACAGGTCGTGGTCGACTTCTGGGAGAAGAAGTTCGACGTGCTGGTCTCCACCACCATCGTGGAGTCCGGCATCGACATCTCCAACGCCAACACCCTGATCGTGGAGCGCGGCGACACCTTCGGCCTCTCCCAGCTGCACCAGCTGCGCGGGCGCGTGGGCCGCGGCCGGGAGCGCGGTTACGCCTACTTCCTCTACCCGCCGGAGAAGCCGCTCACCGAGACCGCCCACGAGCGCCTGGCGACCATCGCCCAGCACACCGAGATGGGCGCGGGCATGTACGTGGCCATGAAGGACCTGGAGATCCGCGGCGCGGGCAACCTGCTCGGCGGCGAGCAGTCCGGGCACATCGCGGGCGTCGGCTTCGACCTGTACGTCCGCATGGTCGGCGAGGCGGTGGCGGACTACCGGCGGCAGCTGGAAGCCGGCGAGGCAGGGGTGGAAGAGGCCCCGCTGGAGGTCAAGATCGAGCTGCCGGTCGACGCGCACGTCCCGCACGACTACGCGCCCGGCGAGCGGCTGCGCCTCCAGGCCTACCGCGCCATCGCCTCCGCCAACTCCGAGGAGGACATCAAGGCCGTCCGCGAGGAACTCGCCGACCGCTACGGCAAGTTGCCCGAACCGGTGGAGAACCTGCTGCTGGTGGCCGGGCTGCGGATGCTCGCGCGGGCCTGCGGCGTCGGCGAGATCGTCCTCCAGGGCACCAACATCCGCTTCGCGCCGGTGGAGTTGCGCGAGTCGCAGGAGCTGCGCCTCAAGCGGCTCTACCCCGGCACGGTCATCAAGCCGGCCGTGCACCAGGTGCTGGTGCCCCGCCCGAAGACCGCGAAGGTGGGCGGCAAGCCGCTGGTCGGCCGCGAACTGCTGGCCTGGGTGGGGGAGTTCCTCGCCTCGATCCTGGGCGCGTGA
- a CDS encoding serine/threonine-protein kinase, translating to MSTLIGQGGMGQVWTAYDRRLDRRVAVKLLRPDKVAGQEADELRRRFERECRVTAQVDHPGLVTVHDAGSEGEELFLVMQYVDGADLADHLAEHDPYPWPWAVAVAAQLCAVLSAVHAVPIVHRDLKPRNVMVKQDGLVTVLDLGVASVMDTDTTRLTHTGSPIGSPAYMAPEQAMGGAVGPYTDLYALGVLLHELLSGDVPFRGSTALGVLHRHLYEPPLPVRRIRPEVPEALETLVLRLLAKDPQHRPASAQEVYEHLAPLLPTRGTPTGAPLDPTRPFVRPHAPWPDRARTPAPQPAPAAPASAATGKPDVAAAVDEVKRLLGEGRITQAVDILGAILPAAAEQHGEHSPVVRTLRKQYAATLMDDGQYRRALPELRRLADERAAEAGQADPASLRFRYDAAQCLEQLGEPAAALAEYRALLPYYENQYAFGDPQQAHEVRRHIGHLLLALGDRAAAHDTLARLVLDVERLGGPGHPMAVEIRRTLHWLGQVRG from the coding sequence CTGTCCACCCTCATCGGCCAGGGCGGCATGGGCCAGGTGTGGACGGCCTACGACCGGCGGCTCGACCGGCGCGTGGCCGTGAAGCTGCTGCGCCCCGACAAGGTGGCGGGCCAGGAGGCCGACGAACTGCGCCGCCGGTTCGAGCGCGAGTGCCGGGTGACCGCACAGGTCGACCACCCCGGCCTGGTCACCGTGCACGACGCGGGCAGCGAGGGCGAGGAGCTGTTCCTCGTCATGCAGTACGTCGACGGCGCCGACCTCGCCGACCACCTCGCCGAGCACGACCCGTACCCCTGGCCGTGGGCGGTCGCGGTGGCCGCGCAATTGTGCGCCGTGCTCAGCGCCGTGCACGCCGTGCCGATCGTCCACCGCGACCTCAAGCCGCGCAATGTGATGGTGAAGCAGGACGGCCTGGTCACCGTGCTGGACCTGGGCGTGGCCTCCGTCATGGACACCGACACCACCCGCCTCACGCACACCGGGTCCCCGATCGGCTCGCCCGCCTACATGGCGCCCGAGCAGGCGATGGGCGGCGCGGTCGGTCCGTACACCGACCTGTACGCGCTCGGGGTGCTGCTGCACGAACTGCTCAGCGGCGACGTGCCGTTCCGCGGGTCCACCGCGCTCGGCGTGCTGCACCGGCACCTGTACGAGCCCCCGCTGCCCGTGCGTCGGATCCGCCCCGAGGTCCCGGAGGCGCTGGAGACCCTGGTGCTGCGGCTGCTCGCCAAGGACCCGCAGCACCGGCCGGCCTCCGCGCAGGAGGTCTACGAGCACCTGGCGCCCCTGCTGCCCACGCGCGGCACCCCCACCGGTGCGCCCCTGGACCCCACGCGCCCCTTCGTGCGTCCGCACGCCCCCTGGCCGGACCGCGCCCGCACGCCCGCGCCCCAGCCCGCCCCCGCCGCCCCGGCCTCCGCGGCGACCGGGAAACCGGATGTCGCCGCCGCCGTCGACGAGGTCAAACGGCTGCTCGGAGAGGGCCGCATCACCCAGGCCGTCGACATCCTGGGCGCGATCCTGCCCGCTGCGGCCGAACAGCACGGCGAGCACTCCCCGGTCGTCCGCACCCTGCGCAAGCAGTACGCGGCGACCCTCATGGACGACGGCCAGTACCGGCGCGCGCTGCCCGAACTGCGCCGGCTCGCCGACGAACGCGCCGCCGAGGCGGGCCAGGCCGACCCCGCCTCGCTGCGCTTCCGGTACGACGCCGCCCAGTGCCTCGAACAGCTGGGGGAACCCGCCGCGGCGCTCGCCGAGTACCGCGCCCTGCTGCCGTACTACGAGAACCAGTACGCCTTCGGCGATCCGCAGCAGGCCCACGAGGTCCGCCGGCACATCGGCCACCTGCTGCTCGCGCTCGGCGACCGGGCCGCCGCCCACGACACCCTCGCCCGCCTGGTGCTGGACGTGGAACGCCTCGGCGGCCCCGGCCACCCGATGGCCGTCGAGATCCGCCGCACCCTGCACTGGCTGGGACAGGTGCGCGGCTAG